One window of Amaranthus tricolor cultivar Red isolate AtriRed21 chromosome 11, ASM2621246v1, whole genome shotgun sequence genomic DNA carries:
- the LOC130827720 gene encoding alcohol dehydrogenase class-3, whose product MADTQGKVITCKAAVAWEPNKPLSIEDVEVAPPQAGEVRIKILFTALCHTDAYTWSGKDPEGFFPCILGHEAAGIVESVGEGVTEVKPGDHIIPCYQAECRECKFCKSGKTNLCGKVRAATGVGVMMNDRQTRFSVNGKPIYHFMGTSTFSQYTVVHDVSVAKIDPQAPLDKVCLLGCGVPTGLGAVWNTAKVEPGSNVAIFGLGTVGLAVAEGAKTAGASRIIGIDIDSKKFDVAKNFGVTEFVNPKDHDKPIQQVIVDLTDGGVDYSFECIGNVSVMRAALECCHKGWGTSVIAGVAASGQEISTRPFQLVTGRVWKGTAFGGFKSRSQVPWLVEKYMKKEVKVDEYITHNLGLVDINKAFDLMHEGGCLRCVLSMHE is encoded by the exons ATGGCGGATACGCAAGGAAAAGTCATCACCTGTAAAG CGGCGGTGGCCTGGGAACCCAATAAACCTCTTTCTATTGAAGATGTGGAGGTTGCGCCGCCGCAAGCTGGTGAAGTTcgaatcaaaatcctttttacTGCTCTTTGTCATACTGATGCTTACACTTGGAGTGGCAAG GACCCTGAAGGTTTCTTCCCATGCATCCTTGGTCATGAAGCTGCAGG AATTGTGGAGAGTGTCGGTGAAGGTGTAACAGAAGTGAAACCCGGAGACCATATTATTCCATGCTATCAAGCAGAGTGCCGAGAGTGCAAATTCTGCAAGTCAGGGAAGACAAACCTCTGTGGAAAAGTGCGGGCAGCAACTGGAGTTGGAGTTATGATGAATGACCGGCAGACTCGTTTTTCAGTTAACGGGAAACCTATTTATCACTTCATGGGAACTTCAACTTTTAGTCAATACACAGTGGTACATGATGTTAGTGTTGCAAAAATCGATCCACAAGCTCCTTTGGACAAAGTTTGCCTTCTTGGTTGTGGTGTACCGACTG GTCTGGGAGCTGTCTGGAATACTGCGAAAGTGGAGCCTGGGTCCAATGTTGCTATTTTTGGTCTCGGAACTGTAGGCCTTGCT GTTGCAGAGGGTGCTAAAACTGCTGGTGCTTCCCGAATCATTGGTATCGATATTGACTCCAAGAAGTTTGATGTAG CTAAGAATTTTGGAGTGACGGAATTTGTGAACCCAAAGGATCATGACAAACCCATACAACAAGTTATTGTGGATCTCACTGATGGAGGAGTTGACTACAGTTTTGAGTGCATCGGAAATGTTTCTGTGATGAGGGCAGCTCTGGAGTGTTGCCATAAA GGTTGGGGAACATCTGTTATTGCGGGCGTTGCAGCTTCTGGTCAGGAGATTTCTACTCGTCCATTCCAACTCGTGACTGGTCGTGTCTGGAAGGGAACGGCTTTTGGTGGTTTCAAGAGCCGATCTCAAGTACCTTGGCTCGTCGAGAAGTACATGAAAAAG GAGGTTAAGGTTGATGAGTACATAACTCATAACTTGGGTCTTGTGGACATCAATAAGGCTTTCGATTTGATGCATGAAGGTGGTTGCCTCCGCTGCGTGTTGTCTATGCATGAATAA
- the LOC130827721 gene encoding cystinosin homolog, whose amino-acid sequence MGDWHSIHLKILYEVLGWVAFVAWSISFYPQIIMNFRRKSVVGLNFDFVILNLTKHSSYLIYNVVLFFSTTVQAQYRHKFGSNQMIPVAANDVAFSTHAVLLTAFTLFQIFIYERKTQRFSKVAITIVCIVWLSAAVCVFIGIHRHSWLWLISVFNTIQVVMTVIKYVPQAFMNFRLKSTDGFSIGNILLDLLGGVTNYGQMTVQSVDQKSWVNFYGNIGKTLLSLVSIFFDILFIIQHYVLYPAKKKKDELPIQSSS is encoded by the exons atgggtgATTGGCATTCCATACATCTCAAAATCTTGTATGAAGTATTAGGATGGGTTGCTTTTGTTGCTTGGTCTATCAGTTTTTACCCTCAAATTATCATGAATTTTAGACGCAAaag TGTTGTGGGTCTAAATTTCGATTTTGTGATCCTGAATTTGACGAAGCATTCATCATATTTGATCTACAATGTGGTTCTGTTCTTTAGTACGACTGTTCAAGCTCAATATCGTCACAAATTTGGCTCTaatcag ATGATACCAGTTGCTGCAAATGATGTTGCGTTTTCAACACATGCTGTTTTGTTAACTGCATTTACCCTCTtccaaattttcatttatgag AGGAAGACTCAGAGATTCTCAAAGGTTGCCATTACAATTGTCTGTATTGTATGGTTGTCTGCTGCTGTTTGTGTTTTCATAGGCATTCACAGACATTCATGGCTCTGGTTGATCTCTGTTTTCAA TACTATTCAGGTTGTCATGACAGTCATCAAATATGTGCCTCAG GCGTTCATGAATTTTCGACTAAAAAGCACTGATGGGTTTAGCATTGGAAACATTTTGCTGGATTTGTTGGGTGGTGTTACAAATTATGGACAAATGACTGTGCAATCTGTAGATCAGA AATCATGGGTCAATTTCTATGGAAACATAGGGAAAACATTACTATCATTG GTGTCTATTTTCTTTGACATTCTATTCATAATCCAGCATTATGTGCTATATCCAGCAAAGAAAAAGAAGGATGAGCTCCCTATACAATCCTCAAGTTAA